Proteins from a single region of Chryseobacterium scophthalmum:
- a CDS encoding TetR/AcrR family transcriptional regulator, protein MKTKDKILQTALNLFNEKGYNNVTTRDIATEMKISAGNLHYHFKHSEDLIIHFFTNLKLDMDHLLENLKNIQKKDLSDLYNYTQSSCEILYTYRFIFLNFVDILRKIPAIESQYAQLNIIRKEEFQSIFKDFQEDRIFKENIPNFILESLVTQIFIIGDNWITFNSLTLKLNKEESIKHYSIIFLNLFYPFLTDEQQKLYELNYIKS, encoded by the coding sequence ATGAAAACCAAAGATAAAATCTTGCAAACCGCTTTAAATCTCTTTAACGAAAAAGGCTACAACAACGTCACTACAAGAGATATTGCTACTGAAATGAAAATCAGTGCGGGAAATCTGCATTATCATTTTAAACATTCAGAAGATTTAATTATCCATTTTTTTACTAATCTAAAATTAGACATGGATCATTTACTGGAAAACCTGAAAAATATTCAAAAAAAAGATCTTTCAGACCTTTATAATTATACTCAGTCATCTTGTGAAATTTTATACACTTACCGATTTATTTTTCTGAATTTTGTAGACATTTTAAGAAAAATTCCAGCCATAGAATCGCAATATGCTCAATTGAATATCATAAGAAAAGAAGAATTTCAATCTATTTTTAAAGATTTTCAGGAAGACAGAATTTTCAAAGAAAATATTCCAAATTTCATTTTAGAATCACTGGTTACACAGATTTTTATCATCGGAGATAACTGGATCACCTTTAACAGTCTTACTTTAAAATTAAACAAAGAAGAATCGATAAAACACTACTCTATTATTTTTTTAAATTTATTTTACCCTTTTCTTACTGATGAGCAACAAAAGTTGTATGAACTTAATTACATTAAA